DNA sequence from the Eptesicus fuscus isolate TK198812 chromosome 7, DD_ASM_mEF_20220401, whole genome shotgun sequence genome:
GAGGACTCCCTAGTTATGACCAAGCTCTATCTCATAGTTTAGTCATTCACTGTACATtgggttttttaattttactaataAACAATGTTGAACACAAATTGTGGAAGGGTCAAACAAGGAAAAAATTGCAAAACAATATGTCTTTATTTGCATCCTACCAAATGAGAATTCAGCTTTCACTTCAACATCAGTTATGAAATAATCCAGCCAGTGGCAGAGACACACACTGTTTAGGAGTCCatggaaaacaatattttccaTAAAGATAGCATTGAACTTTTCTGTTAGCATACCCTGAAGCTTTCCTTGGCATTGGTTACAGAATTGAAACCAGAAATTCACTGCAAATTCAGAAAACAACTGCACATTGAATTTAAGGTCAGAATATTAAAGGAATCCCGACCAGTGATAGTAGgcttggatttctttttcttttcagaaatcaTGGCTTTACTACCAACCATTCTTTCCAGCCTATTAACAATACAATGTGTTCTAGGATATTTTGCCAATGGCTTCATAGCGCTGGTGAACTGCATTGACTGGGTCAAGAGACAAAAGATTTCCTGCGCTGATGGAATTCTCACTGCTCTGGCGGTCTCCAGAATTGGTTTGCTCTGTGTACTAGCATTAAATTGGTATGCATATGTGTTTAATCTACCTTTCTATAGATCAGAAGGAAGACTTATTGTTCATATTGTCTGGATAATAAGCCACCATTTTAGTCTGTGGTTTGGTACTAGCCTCAGCATATTTTATTTGCTCAAGATAGCCAATTTCTccagccttttatttcttcacctAAAATGGAGAGCTAAAAGAGTGGTTATCATGATACTGTTGGGGACTTTAGCCTTCTTGATTTGTCATCTTACAGTGCTAAGCATAGATGAAAAAATGGAGATGAATGATTATGAAGGAAACATCACTTGGAAGACCCACTTGAGGGACATTATGCACCTTTCAAATAGGACTGTATTCATTCTTGCAAACTTCATACCCTTTACTATGTCTCTGACAGCTGTTCTGCTGTTAATCTTTTCCCTGTGGAAACATCTGAAGAAGATGCAGCTCAATGGCAAAGGATCCCAAGATCCCAGCACCGAGGTCCACATAAGAGCCATGCAAACTGTGATCTCCTTTCTCTTGCTGTTTGTCATTTTCTTCGTGGCACAAATCATCTCAGTTTGGAATTCGAGTACTCAGCAGAACAATTCACTTCACTTGGTTTGCAAGGTTCTTGGAACCCTGTATCCGTCAGGCCACTCATTTATCCTGATTTGGGGGAATAAGAAGCTGAGACAGGCCTTTCTGTCATTTCTGTGGCAGGTGAGGTGCTGGTTGAGGAAAGGGAAATAAGGGGGGCACCTTGTGCCTTCtgacagaaaacaaactgatggagTCATTAACGTTTTGTACTTCCTAATGTATTTCTTAATGTGTACTGTTTATGGTACATGTATGTAAAATACATTGGTAAGTTACACCTAGAAAAACTTGTACTTAAGTTTATCACaaaaatacatgtgtgtgtgcatgtttgacAAAAAAGCATAAGATTACCTTTTTTTTAAGGTAAGcaatataattttacaaaatagtGTAAGGAATTCTTCAGAATCATGAAGTCATGTATTTCACATACATATTCTATGTTATCCTCTTGAAATTGAAGAATTTATGGTCTGTATTTATGCATATTTAAGGACTGACAACCCATCTTGGGAAATCATTGCTACTTTCCATTGTAGTTAGTACcacatatatgtaccacagtgaATATAGACTTTGTCATTTGAACCTCCAGTCCAGGCGTCCttaaactacggcccgcgggccacatgcaggtgtttttgccattttgtttttttttacttcaaaataaggtatgtgcagtgtgcataggaatttttcatagttttttttaaactatagtccggccctccaaccgtctgagggacagtgaactggccccctgtttaaaaagtttgaggacccctgctccagtCCTTTGGATGGTAAGGATATTCAATTCTAAATCACACACTGAGAAGAGATGCTTGGCATAGATGTTATTCCATTATGAATTCTTCATGGTTAATAGAAAGCAATTAGAACTGTTAGGAAAAGATGCACGTAATGAAATTAAAGAGTGACAAACATTTAGAATGTATTTTACATACATGTACCATAAACAGTACTAAGATTATTTAATATAACAGGTGAAGCTTAGTAACTAATCAAGTTCTACAATTGggatgaaaaagaaagcaaaactatCATGTTATTTTTAATGCTGTTATGGTTTGCTATACAGTTAGGAAACTCATTTCATACTGTGTTTGAATTTAGAAAgccttttttaaagtaaaaaaaaaagtcattgagtTTTCTCTTAAACTGTGTTTAGGCCTATGAATTGCAAATCATCTCCATCTCACTACTTAAAAATTCCTATTAAACTTAAGATAAAAATAactaatcaaaatgaaaagacttTCTTTATGAGCTTGGTGTTATGTATTTTATTCAGTTTCCCCATAGAAGatgatttaaagaagaagaaCACGAAAGATATGAATTGTAAGGCTTGGTAATCCTAAGAGACCACATAAGGGAGATTTTTTTCTCCTCGGTAGCCAAGATCAATTACCGAAGCCAGCACAGTATCTCCCTTCTTTGCATGTTGATAGAGGCTTAAGGAATCCAACATGGCTGGATAGCAGTCTTAAGTTCCAGTTTGATAAAATTGTTGCTTGTCTCTGggtagaagtgttccttcctttgtCCAATGACCTCCAGGCCAGCAAACATAAGGTAGTAGGAAGAGGAAACAAATTTTGCTATGAGGTAACACATTTTCATCCCTTCATTCCTGTACTTGTGAATCCTGGTTCCTGGAGAGACAGTACTATTTATTGCATGCTGATTTCAAGCTTATGTAACCTGGAGAACCTTGCTCCAGCCCCGCAAGATATTGCCACTTAATTGGTACTATTACTGAGTCTTCAAAAAGCCATTATACCATTCTGTTAAGATAGCTGCTTCAGGATGGTGGGGAACCTGTTTAAGATGAGTAATTTCATGAGCGTGGGCCCTTTGCCACATCTTTCCTGCTGTAAAGTTGGGTCCTTGATGAGAAGCAATGTTGTATACAGTACCTTGATGGTGGATAAGGGATTGTCTAAGTGCATGCATGTAGTTTCTGCAGAAGGATTGCACTCAGGGAAAGCAAATCCATATCCAGAGCAGGCATCTTTTCCAGTTAGAACAATATATCTCCTTCATTGTGAAAGTAGTCCACCCGGTAACTGGGTGATCACCCTGAGAATGGTGCCATATTTGAGACTCAGTGTTGGTGTCCGCTATTGGCACATTGGGCATTCAGCAGTGACCACTTTGTTCCTACTGCTGTGGTTATGTTTTACATGAGCCCATTGTGTGATACCAGGGGTGGGTGAGAAAAGACTGTTATCCACAGACCCCGTCATCTTGTCTACTTGTTTATTAAAATTTGTGTCGAAGCCACCTTTTGGGAACATTCATATCAAATACCTTCACAATTTTTGCCCATTCAGAGAAGTCTGTCCACGTACCTCTTTCTCAAATTGCCTTATCACTAATTTCCCAATCATGTTCCTTCCAAGCTGCTGAACATCTGGCCAAACCATTGGCCACAGTCTGTGCATCAGTATGTAATCACAGCTCTACCTGTTTCTCCTCCAAAGCAAAGTGAACACCCAGGTACAATGGTCAGAATTCTGTCACTAGGAGCATTTCCCTTCACCGCTGTCATTTGAAGATGTCCCAGAAAGGGACTGCAGTGCTGCAGCTGTCCActtagggatggaacctgcatgTTGTACAGAATCATCTGTAAACCAGGCCCAAGACTCCTCTTCCTCCGTCAACTGATTGTAGGGAACTCTCCATGAGGCCAGCGGTGCAGGCTGGAAAAGAAAGGGCAGTGTAGCAGGAGAGGGGACCATGGGCATTTGGGCCACTTCTTCATGTAACTTACTGGTGCCATCAGGGCCTGCTTGGGCATGATCTTTTATATTCCACTTCCATTCGCTGATGTGTATGTGCAACTTCATGACTCCATTGGTGAGAAAACACTCAAAGCTTAAAGGTCAGGGCAGGTCACATGGTAACTTGGTGGCTGATGGCCATGTGTTTTATCTCTATGAAGGTCCAGTAGCAGGCTCAGAGCTGTCTCTAGCTCCAGAGGGTGGCAAGACTGCTCCAACATCCCAAGGACCTGCACTGTGATTCACCCATAGAGTCCTGTCAAAGGCTGAAAACAGCATCCTTATCTGTCACTGACACTTCATATAAGAGAGTATAGaatctattttattaatatattccaGAGGTAGGCAAGATTTAATACACAAAAGTAGGTGAAGGATTTTGTTATGGAATACAGATGGAGAGCTGGCTGCTTTGATTGTATCACTTCAGTTTCAGCACAGAATAAATACAGATAGCAAAAATTCACTGGTGCAGAACTGGAAGCACCACAATCCTTTCCAGAAGAAGCATATTCTTACACAGACAAATCAACAAACTTACAACTAGCAAGTCAAATTCTGAGGCATTTCTCACCAGACAGAGAAGAGTTTTTTCTTTACCAAATAGGGCAAAATCAAATTCTCTATTATTGCCACTGTTCATTTGCTATTGCTCTGTAACAGATTACCACAAATGTAGTGGCTAAACCCTATAAACACACATATgttatttctgtggggttttttgggTTCAAGAATCTCTGTAAGACTTAGCTGTGTTCTCTGTTTCAGAATATTACAAAGCTGTAGGGGTTTCaattatattgaactagaggcccagtgtaagaaattcatgcatgggtagggtccgtaggcctggctggtgatcagggcccattggggtcttccagctgccagccagagcctgccttcccctggctgccagctgctgactgccatctggggccttccttcattccgcactgtctcctggtggtcagcatacgaCATAatgagtggttgaactcctggttggtcgaactcctgaggggacaatttgcatattacccttttattagataagattcttACCTGCATGCTTGACTAGAGAAGAGCCTACTTTCAAGCTCATGCAAATTGTTGTTAGAGTTCATTTTCTTGCAGCGCTCGGCATAGGTACTTTGTAACGTGACTGTTTACTTCTTCAAGGCTAATAAGAATCTCTCTTACTCAGGGGAGGCCCAGCATTCTCAAAAAGCTTTACCCGATTGCATCAGGCACATGAAGGATAATCTCTCTTTTGATGAACTCAAAACCAGTTGATTTGGGATCTTAATTACATGTACAATTCCTTTATGCTTGCCATATTCTGAAGGCTAGGAGTAAGTCATAAGTCTTGCCCACACTGAAATTATATGTGGTATGAACATATGGGAACAGTAATCATGGAGGCCCCTGTAGGATCTGTACACCACAGCAACCACAAATGAGGAATAATATATTGGTAGTGCACAAAATGAAACAAGAACCAACTTGGTCATGTACATGTTCATGAAAAGACTCCTCTGTAAGAGAAACAGTGCTATTGGTGGGTCTCACCAGTGGTTTGACATCTCCAGAGCATTGAGGGCTGGGCTGACTTTTGGGAGTGTTGAAATTGTGTTATGTAAccctaaattttatatatatatatcccattcCAAGGCAAaggttttaattttcttgatgGTGTTATTTTTCAGGAAATCTAATtcattacttttgttgttgtttagtgtgtgtgtgttgtgtcctAGGTATGAATCTTTGTCTATCCCCAGGttacaaaaatattatatatattctagaaGCTTCATTAtattatccatatatataaagagccaggggtcATCACAGCTAAGATGACCcaacggatgactgaacaggctgagtggggtgaccaagccggcagggggttagtgagggacaaccaaataactgaacagcaggctgtgtggggtgaccaggtgggcggggggggggggggcagtatagggcgactaggccagcagggagggcagcgaGTTGACCAGGACAGTAGTGGGGGCAGTTACGGGTaacaaggccggcagaggggggcagttgggggtgaccaggttggcaaggggcTGGGccgtaaggggcaaccaggctggcggggggcagttgcaGGCAACCCGattggcagagaggggcagttaggtgcaaccaggaaggcgggggggtgcagttgggggtgatcaggccggcgggggggggggggggggcagttaggggcaatcagggcaataggcagaggtagttaggggtgatcaagctagcaggggggccagttaggggcgatcaggcaggcaggcaggtgagcaattaggagccagtggtcccagattgtgtgagggatgtctgactgccggtttaggcctgaacaCCAGCATCGGGCCAAAACTAGCatttggatatcccccaaggggtcccaaattggagagggtgcaggctgggctgaggccaccctcctctgtgcacagatttcatgcactgggcctctagtctatatatatgaaagcctaatatgctgacCACTCAAGCAGTTGcaatgacatgcgctgaccaccagggggcagatgctccaacctgtaggttagcttgctgctgtggtctggctgatcgggactgggcaacacagggccagacactccctggagtcctccctcagtccctccccagccagccaggtggagggacccacccatgcacaaattcgtgcactgggcctctagtcttttatatttaggtctatgatcttctcaaattaattttattgtatgGTGTAAAATAAGAAttgaagtttatttttccatGCTGTTACTCACTTtcccagcaacatttattgaagaattttattatttcctattgAATTGTTTTAGTTCCTTTGTTATAATATAAACTCTGAAATAATATCCAAGGTAAGAAGCTGCTTTTAGCATTAATTATTCATGAAATAAAGATTAAGCAGTCATAAAAGAATTAAACAGAGAAAGTCAAACTGAATTTCATACATAGAGAAGTCTAGACTTTCCAATGGAAACTACATGTTCTTTTGACATTTCCAaggaatatttataacatttgtgagcatttatattaaatatttaatgtgtaaATTTTACATAGactcaaatgagaaattttaTCAAAGCCATAGCATGAGAGATGTTTGTCATCTATTGATAATGGCCTGGAAAGCCTGAATGAAATAAAAGATGGGTTTAAACCTAGATGACTTCACTGAGActcatttttccattttgaaaacaaTGGGACAAAAATTACTTCCTTTcatgagctgtgtgtgtgtgtgtgtgtgtgtgtgtgtacgtgtgcttGTATGCTTATGAGTTTATAAACAATAAGAGTATACTTAAATGTTAGTTATCAGTAGTCAGCCCTTAGTGAGTCTTGATCTTCCTGGGGTACCAAGAAACTTGATGCTTTAGTAGGAAAAACTTGAATTCTTTCTACATTTATctgacattaaaaacaaaaatgcaaaagggggataaatgatgatggaatgAGCCTTGACtaggggtggtgaacacacaatcctacctaataatagacaaatatgcaaattgactgcaccttcgctacgcccaagccatgcccaccaaccaagccacacccaccaaccaatcaggacgagtatgcaaattaccccaacaaagatggtggctaatttgcatatcaagacagcgtagaaagaagccaagagctgctgaagggagcaaagctgcggagaagcaagcaagggcgggggaggagaagggaggagtggaggcggggccgggggagaagggaaaagcaggtgggctggcggagaaggtggggcaggggagaagggaggagcgcaggcggggccgggggagaagggatcAGCagaggcgggctggcagagaaggcgggcggggggggacaagggaggagcggaggcggggccgggggagaagggaaaagcaggtgggctggcggagaaggcgggccggggacaagggaggagcggaga
Encoded proteins:
- the LOC103285436 gene encoding putative taste receptor type 2 member 33; translated protein: MALLPTILSSLLTIQCVLGYFANGFIALVNCIDWVKRQKISCADGILTALAVSRIGLLCVLALNWYAYVFNLPFYRSEGRLIVHIVWIISHHFSLWFGTSLSIFYLLKIANFSSLLFLHLKWRAKRVVIMILLGTLAFLICHLTVLSIDEKMEMNDYEGNITWKTHLRDIMHLSNRTVFILANFIPFTMSLTAVLLLIFSLWKHLKKMQLNGKGSQDPSTEVHIRAMQTVISFLLLFVIFFVAQIISVWNSSTQQNNSLHLVCKVLGTLYPSGHSFILIWGNKKLRQAFLSFLWQVRCWLRKGK